One Anopheles marshallii chromosome 3, idAnoMarsDA_429_01, whole genome shotgun sequence genomic region harbors:
- the LOC128710814 gene encoding uncharacterized protein LOC128710814, whose translation MKALLKHLKIFPPKMTLAMRFQTFVLLLLYASTIPETVFCELPFGSVIKSLEQYEYECFPASAKENLTPRFASSNLNDSISLQVSHRYTHQILSRIYAIFLREVLGYRHVRLIEIQDELPLTETERMRQFCTMEHLSSPGNQWPTPTIDLEVWLLSDYHYIPDDIREAGALTNPGRFGLFIPKALIRKEDALPKPLIYTMFQEDQNDHRYYDLIKKFDIPETVLSLIYRYAEHKCGNDCDEYGMYIPSHCTEGRKCALVLAPHYDDTHFIVKHILEMDFQLKVIWLGDKLRLAIRRLMEVYRTDRKNAKKFLVFHWTPSEVISRRTEEYVPVMMPRCEDMIASNDTGCKYEMTPLLKYYGKKFEEADYAFNSLLMLHFKDEHMQQMFDLYDRYEDRILRAREEADADQLGVTRYYDQIACDWVLAQQQVWVGWKPPTPQEEVFVGGIFPLSGMGLTYLGIAPAALMAQGDINQNHTILANYRLTVQQNDGQCRADTVMKSFISYYIQQRRMIGILGPACSETVEPIAGVSKHFRMAVISYSAEGAFLSDREKYPYFFRTIGENRQYEHVYAQLLPRLNWHRVAALTEDGQKATEYISYMETLLKENSIELISNKKFPRTDRTDNEMNRYLSDLKSKNAKIIIADVDDKVAQVIMCEAYKLEMTAENGYIWFLPIWLSNVWNLSAEVHGAPGENGGGGVPPSNNTRGCTNSDLLRAMNGHFSLSHAPYADDDSRLDVDGSTVREWKQKYTQNLSMMGYTASDYAGYAYDAVWVYALAFDRLLREDPSYISNLHSAHTTKRLMQLIRATDFQGVSGRIRFNEAGSRYTIINVLQFVNGTANIVGHFTPNISAEYQLTGGELTLNESAILWMTRDGRAPDDGAIVCAFESFVRIFGIDCDNVTLIVISMVSIISILILSVASFLFWKERYDRKMKTSAKYLQKLGIDLLSPSAIPFNTLDKWEIPKDRVVINRRLGEGAFGTVYGGEAQIEDEGWTAVAVKTLKVGSTTEDKVDFLSEAEAMKRFDHNNIVRLLGVCLQSEPVYTIMEFMLYGDLKTYLLARRHLVNSKQSEDSDISNKRLTMMALDVSRALSYLAEQKYVHRDVACRNCMVNAQRVVKLGDFGMARPTFENDYYRFNRKGMLPVRWMAPESLALGFFTPASDVWSYGVLLYEIITFGSFPFQGLTNNQVLEYLKNGNMLTIPTGVKPQLEGLMKACWNQDYKKRPNASEVSEFISNYPRLLNPCLDVPLASVEMVDTDSDQFELLPGLRKYKDDSQPTADLLVGTQPMNDLNNGYNNVSIMSTGGAQRRQRAINLNDLNVATDFTTVNPMPPLEDFEDEPSARRQLSVGSTQQQRQTTSANHLNVYNPIEPLLQRDTEVTKSNNSLLRYVPMFGFGKSKTVTIGGTTIVTGSAGRTVAPTAALHCTTSLGAMGSTSGGGDAGGGTSSPQSPTGSVLGMSGGTMIVNTRSTSTTIL comes from the exons AAAACCTAACGCCACGGTTTGCGTCCTCCAATCTGAACGACTCGATCTCGCTGCAGGTGTCGCACCGCTACACGCACCAGATTTTGTCACGCATTTACGCGATCTTTCTACGCGAGGTGCTTGGATATCGGCATGTAAGGCTGATCGAAATTCAGGATGAACTTCCCTTGACGGAAACCGAACGGATGCGGCAGTTCTGCACCATGGAGCATCTATCAAG CCCTGGAAATCAATGGCCAACACCCACGATCGATCTAGAGGTGTGGTTACTGTCGGACTACCATTACATCCCGGACGACATACGGGAAGCGGGGGCTCTTACGAACCCGGGCCGATTCGGTCTCTTCATTCCGAAAGCGCTCATCCGCAAAGAGGATGCCCTTCCCAAACCGCTCATCTACACAATGTTCCAGGAGGATCAGAACGATCACCGGTACTACGATCTCATCAAGAAGTTTGACATCCCCGAGACCGTGCTCAGTTTGATCTACCGGTACGCCGAGCACAAGTGTGGCAACGACTGTGACGAGTACGGTATGTACATTCCCAGCCACTGTACCGAGGGTCGCAAGTGTGCCCTGGTGCTGGCTCCACACTACGACGACACCCATTTCATCGTGAAGCACATCCTGGAGATGGACTTCCAGCTGAAGGTGATCTGGTTGGGCGATAAACTGCGGCTCGCGATACGTCGGCTGATGGAGGTGTACCGGACGGATCGGAAGAATGCAAAGAAATTCCTCGTGTTCCACTGGACACCGTCGGAGGTGATCAGCAGGCGGACGGAGGAGTACGTTCCGGTCATGATGCCACGGTGCGAAGATATGATTGCTAGCAATGATACCGGGTGCAAGTACGAGATGACGCCGCTGCTCAAGTACTACGGCAAGAAGTTCGAGGAAGCGGACTACGCCTTCAATTCGCTCCTGATGCTCCATTTCAAGGATGAGCACATGCAGCAAATGTTCGACCTGTACGATAGGTACGAGGACCGGATCTTGCGAGCCCGCGAAGAAGCTGACGCCGACCAGTTGGGGGTGACCAGGTACTACGATCAAATAGCGTGCGATTGGGTGCTGGCCCAGCAGCAGGTTTGGGTAGGGTGGAAACCACCGACACCGCAGGAAGAGGTGTTTGTCGGTGGTATTTTTCCGCTGTCGGGGATGGGCCTGACGTACCTGGGTATCGCACCGGCCGCACTGATGGCTCAAGGGGACATCAACCAGAACCACACCATACTCGCAAACTACCGGCTGACGGTGCAGCAGAACGACGGCCAATGTCGGGCGGACACGGTTATGAAATCATTCATCAGCTACTACATCCAGCAGCGACGGATGATCGGTATCTTGGGTCCTGCCTGTAGCGAAACGGTCGAACCTATTGCCG GTGTGTCGAAACATTTCCGTATGGCGGTCATCTCCTACTCGGCCGAAGGAGCGTTTTTGTCCGATCGCGAAAAGTATCCGTACTTCTTCCGAACGATTGGAGAAAACCGCCAGTACGAGCACGTGTACGCGCAGTTACTACCCCGCCTCAACTGGCATCGGGTTGCCGCACTGACGGAGGACGGCCAGAAGGCGACCGAGTACATCTCGTACATGGAAACACTGCTGAAGGAAAACTCCATAGAACTGATATCGAACAAGAAATTTCCACGCACGGATCGTACGGATAACGAAATGAATCGA tatTTGTCCGATTTAAAGTCAAAGAATGCTAAAATCATCATCGCCGATGTGGACGATAAGGTGGCCCAGGTGATAATGTGCGAGGCGTACAAATTGGAG ATGACAGCCGAAAATGGTTACATCTGGTTCCTGCCCATCTGGCTGTCCAACGTGTGGAACCTGAGCGCGGAGGTGCACGGAGCGCCCGGCGAGAATGGCGGTGGCGGTGTACCACCAAGCAATAATACCCGCGGATGCACCAACAGTGATCTACTGCGTGCCATGAACGGTCATTTCTCGCTATCGCATGCACCTTACGCCGACGATGACAGTCGGCTGGATGTGGACGGTTCAACGGTACGCGAGTGGAAGCAAAAGTATACGCAGAATCTGTCCATGATGGGATACACCGCGTCAGATTACGCCGGTTACGCGTACGATGCTGTCTGGGTGTATGCCCTCGCCTTCGATCGACTTCTGCGCGAAGATCCATCTTACATCAGCAATCTACACTCGGCGCATACCACGAAGCGGCTGATGCAGCTGATCCGGGCGACCGATTTCCAGGGCGTATCGGGTAGAATCCGGTTTAACGAGGCTGGCTCACGGTACACGATAATCAATGTGTTGCAGTTCGTGAATGGGACGGCAAACATCGTCGGACACTTTACGCCCAACATATCCGCCGAATATCAGCTGACTGGGGGCGAGCTAACGCTGAACGAGTCCGCCATCCTGTGGATGACGCGGGATGGCCGAGCCCCGGACGATGGTGCAATCGTGTGTGCGTTCGAAAGTTTCGTACGCATCTTCGGTATCGACTGTGACAATGTGACGCTGATCGTCATCTCAATGGTGTCGATAATCAGCATCTTGATCCTCTCGGTAGCGTCATTCCTCTTCTGGAAGGAACGGTACGACCGGAAGATGAAGACGTCTGCCAAGTACCTGCAGAAGCTCGGTATCGATTTGCTGTCGCCGTCGGCCATACCGTTCAATACGCTTGACAAGTGGGAAATTCCGAAGGATCGTGTCGTGATCAACCGACGGTTGGGCGAGGGAGCGTTCGGCACGGTGTACGGTGGGGAGGCACAGATCGAAGACGAAGGCTGGACAGCGGTTGCCGTGAAGACGCTCAAGGTGGGATCTACCACAGAGGATAAGGTTGATTTCCTGTCTGAGGCGGAAGCGATGAAGCGCTTTGACCACAACAACATCGTCCGGTTACTGGGGGTCTGTCTGCAATCGGAACCGGTCTACACGATCATGGAGTTTATGCTGTACGGTGATCTGAAGACGTATCTGCTAGCCCGTCGACATCTGGTAAACAGCAAGCAGTCGGAAGACTCGGACATCTCCAACAAACGGCTCACGATGATGGCGCTGGATGTGTCGAGGGCACTGTCGTATCTGGCCGAGCAGAAGTACGTCCATCGGGATGTAGCCTGTCGGAATTGTATGGTTAATGCGCAGCGTGTCGTCAAGCTGGGTGACTTCGGTATGGCGCGACCAACGTTCGAGAACGATTACTATCGGTTCAACCGGAAGGGAATGTTACCGGTCAGATGGATGGCGCCGGAATCGCTAGCATTGGGTTTCTTTACACCCGCCTCAGACGTGTGGTCGTACGGTGTGCTGCTGTACGAGATAATCACGTTCGGCTCGTTCCCCTTCCAGGGTCTTACCAACAATCAGGTGCTGGAGTATCTGAAGAATGGCAACATGCTTACGATTCCGACCGGTGTGAAGCCCCAGCTCGAGGGTCTCATGAAGGCGTGCTGGAACCAGGACTACAAGAAGCGTCCAAACGCCTCGGAGGTGTCGGAGTTCATCTCGAACTATCCGCGATTGCTTAACCCCTGTCTGGACGTGCCACTCGCTTCTGTGGAGATGGTGGACACGGATAGTGACCAGTTCGAGCTGTTGCCAGGACTTCGCAAGTACAAGGATGACTCACAACCGACTGCCGATCTGCTCGTCGGTACGCAACCGATGAACGATCTAAACAACGGGTATAATAACGTCAGTATCATGTCGACCGGAGGTGCCCAGCGCAGGCAGCGCGCGATCAACCTGAACGATCTGAACGTAGCGACCGATTTTACCACCGTCAATCCGATGCCCCCGTTGGAAGATTTCGAGGACGAACCTTCGGCGAGACGGCAGCTCTCGGTCGGTTCGACCCAGCAACAACGGCAGACCACGTCGGCCAACCATCTGAACGTGTACAACCCGATCGAACCACTGTTGCAGCGGGACACGGAGGTTACCAAGAGCAACAACAGTCTGCTGCGTTACGTGCCTATGTTTGGCTTTGGCAAGAGCAAAACGGTAACGATCGGTGGTACAACGATCGTAACGGGTAGCGCGGGTAGAACCGTTGCACCTACTGCCGCACTCCACTGTACCACCTCCCTGGGGGCGATGGGTAGCACTAGCGGGGGTGGTGATGCAGGTGGTGGTACCAGTTCTCCCCAGTCGCCTACCGGTTCGGTGCTCGGCATGAGCGGTGGAACCATGATCGTAAACACACGCAGCACTAGCACGACCATTTTATAG